From the genome of Dryobates pubescens isolate bDryPub1 chromosome 5, bDryPub1.pri, whole genome shotgun sequence, one region includes:
- the CHAC1 gene encoding glutathione-specific gamma-glutamylcyclotransferase 1, whose translation MKRDPQRPEEPPSWPEEPPALASLLSALSSPPGETEGAEPKLTPPVWIFGYGSLVWRPGFEFTSSKVGFIRGYSRRFWQGDTFHRGSERMPGRVVTLLEDCGACTWGVAYEVRGEQIAASLQYLNMREAVLGGYDTKLVKFHPQEKDGEEPILALVYIATPQNPSYLGPASEEDIAAQIIVSSGCAGHNIEYLLRLADFMRYFCPQAEDKHLFSIEEALISILPCLYYTEDSLEETASVPQKSKS comes from the exons ATGAAACGCGACCCGCAGCGCCCCGAGGAACCCCCGAGCTGGCCCGAGGAGCCGCCGGCCCTGGCCTCCCTCCTCtcagctctctcttctcccccggGAGAGACGGAGGGTGCGGAGCCGAAGCTGACGCCGCCGGTGTGGATCTTCGGGTACGGGTCGCTGGTGTGGCGCCCAGGCTTCGAGTTCACGTCGAGCAAGGTGGGCTTCATCCGTGGCTACAGCCGCCGCTTCTGGCAGGGGGACACCTTCCACCGCGGCAGCGAGAGGATG CCCGGCCGTGTGGTGACGCTGCTGGAGGACTGCGGG GCATGCACATGGGGTGTAGCCTATGAAGTCCGTGGGGAGCAAATTGCTGCATCACTTCAGTATCTCAACATGCGAGAAGCTGTCCTGGGAGGCtatgacaccaagctggtgaAGTTCCACCCTCAGGAGAAAGATGGAGAGGAACCTATCCTGGCTCTTGTTTACATTGCCACACCCCAGAACCCATCTTACCTCGGCCCAGCATCTGAAGAGGACATTGCTGCTCAAATCATTGTCTCAAGTGGTTGTGCTGGTCATAACATTGAGTACTTGCTGAGACTGGCAGACTTCATGCGCTATTTTTGCCCTCAAGCAGAGGATAAACATCTCTTCTCCATTGAAGAGGCTCTCATTTCCATCCTTCCATGCCTGTACTACACAGAGGACTCTCTAGAGGAAACTGCAAGTGTCCCACAGAAATCTAAGAGTTGA